The proteins below come from a single Diceros bicornis minor isolate mBicDic1 chromosome 3, mDicBic1.mat.cur, whole genome shotgun sequence genomic window:
- the LOC131422450 gene encoding taste receptor type 2 member 134-like: MPSSLTLIFIVIFFLESLAAMLQNGFMVVVLGREWVRCHTLPSGDMIVACLAASRFCLHGMALLNNFLGFFDFCFKAYYFNISWGFINAITFWLTALLAVFYFVKISSFSHPIFYWLKWRISRSVPRLLLGSLITSGVTIIAVATGNSILVQMSASQSSHGNSTLVERIQTIYCHFFLPNEVLLLSIPFLLFLVSTLLLMFSLHQHFQQMRSHRPNQGCSSTQAHIMALRSLGFFLIFYTSYFLSLIIVSMHITTLQNQWHWAWEVVTYAGICLHSSILVLSSPKLRKTLKIMLWKALDKSWFISSYQYQ; encoded by the coding sequence ATGCCCTCCTCACTCACATTGATCTTCATTGTCATATTTTTCCTGGAGTCGTTGGCTGCAATGTTGCAGAATGGCTTTATGGTTGTTGTGCTGGGCAGGGAGTGGGTGCGATGCCACACACTGCCGTCAGGTGACATGATTGTGGCCTGCCTGGCTGCCTCCCGGTTCTGCCTGCATGGGATGGCCCTCCTGAACAACTTCCTTGGCttctttgatttttgtttcaAAGCTTACTATTTCAACATTTCCTGGGGCTTCATCAATGCTATCACTTTCTGGCTCACTGCCTTGCTTGCTGTCTTCTACTTTGTGAAGATCTCTTCCTTCTCACATCCTATCTTCTACTGGCTGAAGTGGAGGATTTCTCGGTCAGTGCCCAGGCTGCTTCTGGGCTCCCTGATCACATCTGGTGTCACAATCATTGCAGTAGCCACCGGGAATAGCATTCTCGTGCAGATGAGTGCCTCCCAGAGCTCCCATGGAAACAGCACCCTGGTTGAAAGAATACAGACCATCTATTGCCATTTTTTTCTGCCTAATGAAGTGCTCTTGTTGTCCATTCCCTTCCTCTTGTTCCTGGTGTCCACACTTTTGCTCATGTTCTCGCTGCACCAGCACTTTCAGCAGATGAGGAGCCACAGACCCAACCAAGGCTGTTCCAGCACCCAGGCTCACATCATGGCCCTGAGGTCACTTGGTTTCTTCCTCATCTTCTACACATCATATTTTCTGTCCCTGATTATTGTTTCTATGCATATCACAACCCTGCAGAATCAGTGGCACTGGGCCTGGGAAGTGGTGACCTATGCAGGTATCTGTCTGCACTCCAGCATCTTGGTGCTAAGCAGCCCCAAGTTGAGAAAGACCCTGAAGATAATGCTTTGGAAAGCCCTGGACAAAAGTTGGTTCATCTCAAGTTATCAGTATCAATAA